A region from the Wansuia hejianensis genome encodes:
- the trkA gene encoding Trk system potassium transporter TrkA, which yields MQIIIVGCGKVGRALTAQLSREDNNVTVVDINADMVRNVSTIYDVMGIVGNGTSYHVLADADIEHTDILIAVTHSDEVNLLCCVVAKKAANCHTIARIRNPVYSAEREFIRRELGLSMTINPEYAAAQEIARLLRFPSAIDIDSFSKGRIEMLRFKVPESSSLIGHALKNLPQQLQLDVLVCAAERKEEVVIPDGDFSIQAGDILSIIAIPGNASVFFHRIGIHTNQVKNALIIGGGEITYYLTVILLSMGIQVKIIEKNRMRCEELSELLPKATIIYGDGSDQDLLNEEHLEQMDALVASTDIDEENIILSLYAKGKVKSKVVTKLNHLDFNDVIHSLNLDSLIYPKNITAEYILQYVRAMRNSVGSNVETLYKLMDGRVEALEFIINPLSKMTGIKFQDMRLKKNLLIAGIGRKGKFIIPGGQDEFQPGDSVIVVTTNSGFQDIHDILEK from the coding sequence ATGCAGATTATAATTGTTGGCTGCGGAAAAGTCGGGAGAGCTTTGACGGCCCAGCTATCAAGAGAAGATAATAATGTAACAGTGGTGGATATTAACGCGGACATGGTCAGGAACGTATCCACCATTTATGATGTTATGGGAATTGTAGGAAATGGCACCAGCTATCATGTGCTGGCGGATGCTGATATTGAGCATACTGATATTTTAATTGCTGTTACGCACAGTGATGAGGTGAATCTCCTTTGCTGCGTCGTGGCAAAAAAAGCGGCGAACTGTCATACAATCGCCCGCATCAGGAATCCTGTTTATTCTGCGGAGAGAGAGTTTATCAGGAGAGAGCTGGGGCTATCCATGACGATCAACCCGGAATACGCGGCCGCGCAGGAGATCGCGCGGCTGCTGAGATTTCCATCCGCGATTGATATTGACAGTTTTTCAAAGGGCAGGATCGAAATGTTGCGTTTTAAAGTCCCGGAGAGCTCTTCACTGATCGGCCACGCGCTGAAGAATCTGCCTCAGCAGCTTCAGCTGGATGTGCTGGTCTGCGCGGCAGAGCGGAAGGAAGAGGTCGTCATTCCGGATGGGGATTTTTCCATACAGGCGGGAGACATTTTGTCTATCATCGCGATACCGGGCAATGCCAGCGTATTTTTCCACAGAATCGGCATTCATACCAATCAGGTGAAGAATGCCCTGATCATCGGCGGGGGCGAGATTACGTATTACCTGACGGTGATTTTGCTGAGCATGGGGATTCAGGTGAAAATTATAGAGAAGAACCGAATGCGCTGCGAGGAGCTGAGTGAGTTACTGCCAAAAGCTACGATTATTTATGGAGATGGGAGTGACCAGGATCTGCTGAATGAGGAGCATCTGGAGCAGATGGATGCCCTGGTGGCCAGCACGGATATTGACGAGGAGAACATTATCTTATCGCTGTATGCCAAAGGAAAAGTGAAGTCTAAGGTTGTGACGAAGCTGAATCATCTGGATTTTAACGATGTGATTCACAGCCTGAATCTGGACAGCTTGATATATCCTAAAAATATAACCGCAGAATATATCTTACAGTACGTCCGGGCCATGAGAAATAGTGTCGGAAGCAATGTGGAGACGCTGTATAAGCTCATGGACGGACGAGTAGAGGCACTGGAATTCATCATCAACCCCTTGTCAAAGATGACCGGGATTAAGTTCCAGGATATGAGGCTAAAGAAAAATCTGCTGATAGCCGGAATCGGGCGTAAGGGTAAATTTATCATACCCGGCGGCCAGGATGAATTCCAGCCGGGTGATTCCGTCATAGTCGTAACAACCAACAGCGGGTTTCAGGATATCCATGATATTCTGGAGAAATAG
- a CDS encoding L-rhamnose mutarotase: MERHAIAMRIKPGCFNEYRRGLGEIWSSLTTALDRIGIRNFSLWNIEELIFGYCETEDGVSPSEGDWELFRKLGAEMGDTFEWISTPGEPMRLMYQDFGIVRENKELIRHRVFATRLKPGTQEEYKRRHDALVEQRGNTVNPGPDSNFSIWNAGDYIFGYDEIDITMETAETEEDRQNTIAWETKMLEIMSWYTDDVDWITGLHHKHIQKIGHHN, translated from the coding sequence ATGGAAAGACATGCTATAGCCATGCGCATCAAGCCCGGCTGTTTCAATGAATACCGCAGGGGACTGGGCGAGATTTGGAGCTCTCTGACAACCGCCCTGGACCGCATCGGCATCAGGAATTTCAGCCTGTGGAATATAGAAGAGCTGATCTTCGGATACTGTGAAACCGAAGACGGCGTATCCCCGTCCGAAGGGGACTGGGAACTCTTCCGGAAGCTCGGAGCAGAAATGGGTGACACCTTCGAATGGATCTCCACACCAGGCGAACCCATGAGACTCATGTACCAGGATTTTGGAATTGTCAGAGAAAACAAAGAACTGATCCGCCACCGGGTATTTGCCACACGGCTCAAACCCGGCACACAGGAAGAGTACAAGCGCCGCCACGACGCTCTTGTAGAACAGCGGGGCAATACAGTCAATCCCGGACCAGACAGCAATTTTTCCATCTGGAACGCCGGAGACTACATATTCGGATACGATGAAATCGACATAACAATGGAAACCGCCGAAACCGAAGAAGACCGCCAGAATACCATCGCATGGGAAACAAAAATGCTGGAAATCATGAGCTGGTACACGGACGACGTAGACTGGATCACAGGCCTGCATCACAAACACATCCAAAAAATTGGCCACCACAACTAA
- a CDS encoding TrkH family potassium uptake protein, which produces MNYAMIRYILAWVLKVEGAILSLPCIIALMYQEKEGISYLIWMVVCLAIGFLGSVKKPKNTEIYQKDGFAAVAMSWGVMSLFGAIPFVMTKEIPSLIDALFEIVSGFTTTGASILTDVEALSHTSLFWRSFSHWIGGMGVLVFILMLIPVKNGSQMNLMRAESPGPSVSKFVPRVRNTAILLYKIYIVMTIVQIVLLLLTGMQWFDAMCISFGSAGTGGFGVLNASCAAYTPVQQWIITVFMILFGVNFTFYYLILCKKAGAAFGMEEVRAYFVVIAVAIGIITWNIGSMYSSFSEAFRNASFQVGSIITTTGFSTTDFNLWPELSKYVLVLLMFIGACAGSTGGGIKVSRMLLLVKTIRKELQSIAHPRSIKKIKMDGHPVEHEVMRSINVFFITYMVIFAVSVLIISFNEFSLETNFTAVAATLNNIGPGMDLVGPMSNYAAYGVVSKAVLIFDMIAGRLELFPVLILFCPSTWKKRG; this is translated from the coding sequence ATGAATTATGCAATGATTCGCTATATTCTGGCCTGGGTGCTGAAGGTAGAAGGCGCGATTCTCAGCCTTCCCTGTATAATCGCCCTGATGTACCAGGAAAAAGAGGGAATCAGCTATCTGATCTGGATGGTGGTCTGTCTGGCAATCGGATTCCTTGGCTCAGTAAAAAAGCCGAAAAATACAGAGATCTATCAGAAAGATGGATTTGCGGCAGTAGCCATGTCCTGGGGTGTTATGAGTCTGTTTGGGGCGATCCCCTTTGTGATGACGAAGGAGATTCCGTCGCTGATTGACGCGCTGTTCGAGATAGTCTCCGGCTTTACGACAACGGGAGCTTCGATTCTGACAGATGTGGAGGCGCTCTCCCATACCAGCCTGTTCTGGAGAAGCTTTTCTCACTGGATCGGCGGGATGGGAGTCCTTGTGTTTATTCTGATGCTGATTCCGGTGAAAAACGGATCGCAGATGAACCTGATGCGGGCAGAAAGCCCGGGGCCGTCCGTCTCAAAATTTGTGCCGAGGGTCCGCAACACGGCAATCCTGCTGTATAAGATCTATATTGTGATGACAATTGTACAGATTGTCCTGCTCCTGTTGACGGGGATGCAATGGTTTGACGCCATGTGTATTTCCTTCGGGAGCGCAGGGACCGGAGGCTTCGGGGTGCTGAATGCCAGCTGTGCGGCTTATACGCCGGTTCAGCAATGGATTATCACGGTCTTTATGATCTTGTTCGGAGTCAACTTCACTTTTTATTATCTGATTCTCTGCAAGAAGGCTGGAGCGGCCTTCGGGATGGAAGAAGTGAGGGCATATTTCGTCGTGATCGCGGTGGCGATCGGAATCATTACCTGGAATATTGGAAGCATGTATTCATCCTTTTCGGAGGCGTTCCGCAATGCCTCTTTCCAGGTGGGAAGTATTATTACAACAACGGGATTTTCAACCACTGACTTTAACCTGTGGCCGGAGCTGTCGAAATATGTACTCGTACTTCTGATGTTTATCGGAGCGTGCGCGGGCAGCACAGGGGGCGGTATTAAGGTATCCAGGATGCTGCTGCTGGTTAAGACCATACGAAAGGAGCTGCAGTCCATCGCTCATCCGAGAAGTATTAAGAAGATCAAAATGGACGGCCATCCTGTGGAACATGAGGTAATGCGTTCCATTAATGTGTTTTTTATCACATATATGGTGATTTTTGCGGTTTCGGTACTGATTATCAGTTTTAATGAATTTTCACTGGAGACGAATTTTACTGCGGTGGCAGCCACGCTGAATAATATTGGTCCCGGTATGGATCTGGTGGGGCCGATGAGCAACTACGCGGCTTACGGGGTCGTGTCAAAGGCAGTGCTGATTTTTGACATGATTGCGGGAAGGCTGGAGCTTTTCCCTGTTCTGATACTGTTCTGCCCGTCTACCTGGAAAAAGAGAGGCTAA
- the hisC gene encoding histidinol-phosphate transaminase, whose protein sequence is MNDWRENVRRVVPYVPGEQPDQAGMIKLNTNENPYPPAPGVLKALKQFDPDRLRLYPDPSAAVLVEALAEYYRVKPSQVFVGVGSDDVLAMAFLTFFNSDRPILFPDITYSFYDVWAEEFRIPYRQVPLDEHFQIVPEDYFCENGGVIFPNPNAPTGKELSLAAIERVIRNNPDVVVIVDEAYVDFGAETSLPLLEKYENLLVVQTFSKSRAMAGMRIGFCIGNEELISYLNDVKYSFNSYTMDQLTLALGTEAVKDDDYFKKMTGRIIETREWAKKVLAQLGFVFEDSKANFIFASHRTVPAKKIYQALREQHIYVRYFEKPRIDNYLRITVGTREQMEKMFEFLRNWLKGEQ, encoded by the coding sequence ATGAATGACTGGAGAGAAAACGTGCGGAGGGTAGTACCTTATGTGCCAGGAGAGCAGCCTGACCAGGCTGGAATGATAAAGCTGAATACAAATGAGAATCCTTACCCACCGGCTCCCGGCGTGCTGAAGGCGCTGAAGCAGTTTGATCCGGACCGCCTGCGCCTGTATCCAGATCCGTCCGCGGCAGTCTTGGTGGAGGCTCTTGCGGAATATTACCGGGTAAAGCCTTCACAAGTTTTCGTGGGAGTGGGTTCTGATGATGTGCTGGCGATGGCCTTTCTGACATTTTTCAACTCGGACCGTCCGATTCTGTTTCCAGACATAACCTATTCTTTTTACGATGTGTGGGCTGAAGAATTCCGAATTCCCTACCGGCAGGTGCCGTTGGATGAACATTTCCAGATTGTGCCTGAGGATTACTTCTGCGAAAACGGCGGAGTAATATTCCCCAACCCCAACGCACCCACCGGAAAGGAGCTGTCCCTGGCTGCTATCGAACGCGTGATCCGTAACAATCCGGACGTGGTTGTCATTGTGGATGAGGCTTATGTGGACTTTGGAGCCGAAACATCTCTTCCCCTGCTGGAAAAGTATGAAAACCTCCTGGTAGTGCAGACCTTCTCAAAATCCCGCGCCATGGCCGGAATGAGAATCGGATTCTGTATCGGCAACGAAGAGCTGATTTCATACCTGAACGACGTCAAATATTCCTTCAACTCCTACACAATGGATCAACTGACGCTGGCATTGGGAACAGAAGCGGTAAAAGACGACGATTATTTCAAAAAAATGACCGGCAGGATCATCGAGACAAGAGAATGGGCGAAAAAAGTGCTGGCACAGCTAGGCTTTGTCTTTGAGGATTCAAAGGCGAATTTTATCTTTGCATCTCATAGAACAGTGCCGGCGAAAAAAATATACCAGGCGCTGAGAGAACAGCACATATATGTCAGATACTTTGAAAAACCGAGAATAGATAACTATCTGAGAATCACTGTGGGAACTAGAGAACAGATGGAGAAAATGTTTGAGTTCCTGAGAAACTGGTTGAAGGGGGAACAATAA
- a CDS encoding 6-phosphofructokinase, protein MKGNVIVGQSGGPTAAINSSLAGVYRTAKDRGARKVFGMLHGIQGLLEERYIDLSEHITNELDAELLKRTPAAYLGSCRYKLPEIHENMELYDKIFEILNKLEIEAFIYIGGNDSMDTIKKLSDYAIVKGHSQKFIGCPKTIDNDLALTDHTPGFGSAAKYIGTSVKEIIRDSFCLEYKNGLVTIIEIMGRNAGWLTGAAALAQGEDCQGPDMIYLPELTFDLGGFMKRIRALLAEKTSVVVAVSEGIRLEDGRYVCELGQTADFVDAFGHKQLTGTAAYLANYIAGEVGCKTRAIELSTLQRAASHCSSRVDILEAYQVGGAAVKAADEGDSGKMVVLNRLSDDPYQCGTEVKDVHKIANDERLVPRNWVNEEGTYVTDEFVTYVRPLIQGDVSPVMVDGIPRHLYKPGYLGQR, encoded by the coding sequence ATGAAGGGAAATGTGATTGTCGGGCAGTCAGGAGGGCCTACAGCGGCGATTAATTCGAGTCTGGCCGGAGTTTACCGCACTGCTAAGGACCGGGGGGCCAGGAAGGTGTTCGGGATGCTTCATGGGATTCAGGGGCTGCTGGAGGAACGTTATATTGACCTGTCAGAGCATATTACGAATGAGCTGGATGCGGAGCTTTTGAAAAGGACGCCGGCGGCCTATCTGGGCTCCTGCCGGTACAAGCTTCCGGAAATCCATGAGAATATGGAACTTTACGATAAAATATTTGAAATCCTGAATAAGCTGGAGATAGAAGCCTTTATCTATATCGGCGGCAATGATTCCATGGATACGATTAAGAAGCTCTCGGATTATGCAATTGTAAAGGGGCACTCCCAGAAATTTATCGGATGTCCCAAGACTATTGATAATGACCTGGCGCTGACGGATCACACGCCTGGATTCGGAAGTGCGGCGAAATACATCGGCACTTCTGTAAAGGAAATCATCAGGGACAGTTTTTGCCTGGAGTATAAGAATGGTCTGGTAACAATTATCGAGATCATGGGAAGGAATGCCGGATGGCTGACCGGAGCGGCAGCGCTGGCCCAGGGGGAAGACTGCCAGGGGCCGGATATGATTTATCTGCCGGAACTGACGTTTGATCTGGGCGGATTTATGAAACGTATCCGTGCGCTGCTTGCTGAAAAGACGTCGGTGGTTGTGGCCGTTTCAGAAGGAATCCGTCTGGAGGATGGACGTTATGTATGCGAACTGGGACAGACGGCAGATTTTGTAGATGCCTTTGGTCATAAACAGTTAACAGGGACGGCCGCTTATCTGGCCAATTATATCGCAGGGGAGGTTGGCTGCAAGACCCGTGCCATTGAGCTGAGCACTCTGCAGCGGGCAGCGTCTCACTGCAGCTCCCGTGTGGATATTCTGGAAGCTTATCAGGTAGGCGGTGCGGCGGTAAAAGCAGCAGATGAAGGCGATTCCGGTAAGATGGTCGTGCTGAACCGGCTTTCAGATGATCCCTACCAGTGTGGGACGGAGGTGAAGGATGTCCATAAGATTGCCAATGACGAGCGGCTTGTTCCGAGAAACTGGGTGAACGAGGAGGGGACGTACGTGACCGATGAATTCGTGACCTATGTCCGCCCGCTGATCCAGGGAGACGTATCACCGGTTATGGTGGATGGCATCCCCAGGCATCTGTACAAGCCGGGATACCTGGGCCAGAGGTAA
- a CDS encoding helix-turn-helix transcriptional regulator: protein MKRDMDFIYTSDHEEILIEHTQQRTRAGVISQYIRCRRELHMTQEELARRSGISRPNIARFESGNYNPSLEMMVRIAAALGMRLQISLEKASPL from the coding sequence ATGAAAAGAGATATGGATTTTATATATACATCGGATCACGAAGAGATTCTCATAGAGCACACGCAGCAGAGGACCAGAGCCGGTGTCATCAGCCAGTACATCCGCTGCCGGCGGGAGCTGCATATGACGCAGGAGGAACTGGCCAGGCGATCGGGCATATCCAGGCCGAACATCGCCAGATTTGAAAGCGGTAACTATAACCCTTCCCTGGAAATGATGGTGAGAATCGCCGCCGCACTCGGCATGCGTCTCCAGATCTCATTGGAAAAAGCTTCGCCCCTCTGA